Proteins from one Oncorhynchus masou masou isolate Uvic2021 chromosome 12, UVic_Omas_1.1, whole genome shotgun sequence genomic window:
- the LOC135550008 gene encoding cytochrome c oxidase subunit 6B1-like isoform X2 — MNSLRLKSVKMSDIIEEKIKNYRTAPFDARFPNTNQTRNCFQNYLDFHRCNKALSDKGQDVAPCDWYQRVYKSLCPLSWVAKWDDQIEAGSFPGKI, encoded by the exons ATGAATTCACTGAG ATTGAAATCAGTCAAAATGTCTGACATAATTGAAGAGAAGATCAAGAACTACAGAACGGCTCCTTTTGATGCCCGGTTCCCCAACACCAACCAGACCCGAAACTGCTTCCAGAATTATCTGG ACTTCCACAGATGTAACAAGGCTCTGTCAGACAAAGGCCAGGACGTGGCACCCTGTGACTGGTACCAGAGAGTCTACAAAAGCCTGTGTCCCTTGAGCTGG GTGGCAAAATGGGACGATCAGATTGAAGCTGGAAGTTTCCCTGGGAAAATCTAA
- the LOC135550008 gene encoding cytochrome c oxidase subunit 6B1-like isoform X1, translated as MRCVLTLFFRGHRKRLKSVKMSDIIEEKIKNYRTAPFDARFPNTNQTRNCFQNYLDFHRCNKALSDKGQDVAPCDWYQRVYKSLCPLSWVAKWDDQIEAGSFPGKI; from the exons ATGCGTTGCGTTTTGACGCTCTTCTTCAGAGGACACCGCAAGAG ATTGAAATCAGTCAAAATGTCTGACATAATTGAAGAGAAGATCAAGAACTACAGAACGGCTCCTTTTGATGCCCGGTTCCCCAACACCAACCAGACCCGAAACTGCTTCCAGAATTATCTGG ACTTCCACAGATGTAACAAGGCTCTGTCAGACAAAGGCCAGGACGTGGCACCCTGTGACTGGTACCAGAGAGTCTACAAAAGCCTGTGTCCCTTGAGCTGG GTGGCAAAATGGGACGATCAGATTGAAGCTGGAAGTTTCCCTGGGAAAATCTAA
- the LOC135550008 gene encoding cytochrome c oxidase subunit 6B1-like isoform X3, which produces MSDIIEEKIKNYRTAPFDARFPNTNQTRNCFQNYLDFHRCNKALSDKGQDVAPCDWYQRVYKSLCPLSWVAKWDDQIEAGSFPGKI; this is translated from the exons ATGTCTGACATAATTGAAGAGAAGATCAAGAACTACAGAACGGCTCCTTTTGATGCCCGGTTCCCCAACACCAACCAGACCCGAAACTGCTTCCAGAATTATCTGG ACTTCCACAGATGTAACAAGGCTCTGTCAGACAAAGGCCAGGACGTGGCACCCTGTGACTGGTACCAGAGAGTCTACAAAAGCCTGTGTCCCTTGAGCTGG GTGGCAAAATGGGACGATCAGATTGAAGCTGGAAGTTTCCCTGGGAAAATCTAA